One genomic segment of Scophthalmus maximus strain ysfricsl-2021 chromosome 3, ASM2237912v1, whole genome shotgun sequence includes these proteins:
- the LOC118316839 gene encoding P2Y purinoceptor 1, with protein MMNMTDARCSIPSAEYQFYLFPVVYILALVVGLPGNLAALFVFTFKITPRTPFSVYISNLALADIVILCTLPFRIHYHLNRNNWVFGDVACRVTGILFFANIYLSIGFMTCICVDRYMATVHPHAYLRLRRPWCPLAVSAALWCITGVAMLAFVLMGPLKTDADDSRGQSCFENFAKHEWDTRLWAYSVLSLVFCSLLPSVVILVCYPLAVRRISMIRTKMAKRAVRVIYTILAITLLCFLPNHLVYLLHLLRRMDVIKSCSSANRIYDARRVTMALVTLNTCLDPVLYFVTTSHCKWRRFKMTWLCARVQRRSGVYTIALD; from the coding sequence ATGATGAACATGACGGACGCCCGCTGCAGCATCCCCTCGGCCGAGTACCAGTTCTACCTCTTCCCGGTCGTCTACATCCTGGCTCTAGTTGTGGGTCTACCTGGGAATCTGGCGGCCCTCTTCGTCTTCACCTTCAAGATCACCCCTCGCACGCCCTTCAGCGTGTACATCAGCAACCTGGCCCTGGCCGACATCGTCATCCTCTGCACCCTCCCCTTCAGGATCCACTACCACCTCAACAGGAACAACTGGGTGTTCGGGGACGTCGCATGCCGCGTCACGGGCATTCTGTTCTTCGCCAACATCTACCTGAGCATCGGTTTCATGACCTGCATCTGCGTGGATCGCTACATGGCCACGGTGCACCCGCACGCCTACCTGAGGCTGCGGAGGCCGTGGTGCCCTCTGGCGGTGAGCGCGGCGCTCTGGTGCATCACGGGCGTGGCGATGCTGGCCTTCGTCCTCATGGGCCCCCTGAAAACCGACGCGGACGATTCCAGAGGCCAGAGCTGTTTTGAGAACTTCGCCAAGCACGAGTGGGACACACGCCTGTGGGCGTACAGCGTCCTGAGCCTGGTCTTCTGCTCCCTGCTGCCCTCCGTGGTCATCCTGGTTTGCTACCCGCTGGCCGTGAGGCGCATCTCCATGATCAGGACAAAAATGGCCAAGAGGGCGGTGAGGGTCATCTACACCATCCTGGCCATCACGCTGCTTTGCTTCCTTCCCAACCACCTGGTGTACCTGCTTCACCTCCTGCGGCGCATGGACGTCATCAAGAGCTGCTCGTCCGCCAACCGCATCTACGACGCCCGGCGGGTCACCATGGCCCTCGTCACCCTCAACACGTGCCTGGACCCCGTGCTTTACTTCGTCACCACCAGCCACTGCAAATGGAGGCGCTTCAAGATGACGTGGCTGTGCGCACGAGTGCAGAGGAGAAGCGGTGTTTACACCATCGCGTTGGACTGA
- the LOC118316840 gene encoding PHD and RING finger domain-containing protein 1-like isoform X2, with protein sequence MDTSSADTCHICLGHFEQRPVASLERCPHVFCLQCILRWSQTSNTCPVDRISFAVIHQRRCAGGVVQKKIKVRGRKKEADEDDDEEEEPGAADAVFCEECGRSDRRHRLLVCRYCDSGFHMDCLTPSLNSGPEGDWTCPDCAVSPHTDSSSVVVEEEEEEEISDGELTDLLAEVSEPATTGRLRLSTVNRPGGSTEPRHSARIQSRTSRDLDPRTPTSRHVPKYLLRASGPAVRRADDVEADHGDASVGESNTGKRRTTRS encoded by the exons ATGGACACGTCCTCGGCAGACACATGTCACATCTGCCTGGGTCACTTCGAGCAGAGACCTGTTGCTTCTCTGGAGAGGTGCCCGCACGTCTTCTGCCTCCAGTGTATCCTGCGATGGTcccag ACGTCCAACACTTGCCCGGTGGACCGGATCAGTTTCGCCGTCATCCACCAGAGACGGTGTGCCGGAGGGGTCGTTCAAAAGAAG ATCAAAGTGAGGGGCCGGAAGAAGGAGGcggatgaagatgatgatgaagaggaggagccggGCGCCGCTGACGCTGTGTTCTGTGAGGAATGTGGACGGAGCGACCGCAGACACCGGCTGCTGGTGTGCAGATACTGTGATTCAGG GTTTCACATGGACTGCTTGACACCATCGTTAAACTCAGGCCCTGAAGGCGACTGGACTTGTCCCGACTGTGCAGTCAGTCCTCACACAG ACTCCTCCTccgtggtggtggaggaggaggaggaggaggagatcagtgaCGGGGAACTGACGGACCTTCTGGCCGAAGTCAGCGAACCCGCGACGACCGGTCGTCTCCGGCTCTCGACCGTAAATCGCCCCGGCGGCTCCACCGAGCCACGACACAGCGCGAGGATCCAGAGCCGGACCAGCAGAGATCTGGATCCTCGAACACCAACCTCCCGG catgtACCTAAATACCTGTTGCGAGCATCAGGGCCCGCGGTCAGAAGAGCAGACGACGTAGAAGCTGATCACGGCGACGCTTCAGTCGGTGAGTCGAATACAGGGAAAAGACGAACGACAAGGAGCTGA
- the LOC118316840 gene encoding PHD and RING finger domain-containing protein 1-like isoform X1, protein MDTSSADTCHICLGHFEQRPVASLERCPHVFCLQCILRWSQTSNTCPVDRISFAVIHQRRCAGGVVQKKIKVRGRKKEADEDDDEEEEPGAADAVFCEECGRSDRRHRLLVCRYCDSGFHMDCLTPSLNSGPEGDWTCPDCAVSPHTEPPLCCADSSSVVVEEEEEEEISDGELTDLLAEVSEPATTGRLRLSTVNRPGGSTEPRHSARIQSRTSRDLDPRTPTSRHVPKYLLRASGPAVRRADDVEADHGDASVGESNTGKRRTTRS, encoded by the exons ATGGACACGTCCTCGGCAGACACATGTCACATCTGCCTGGGTCACTTCGAGCAGAGACCTGTTGCTTCTCTGGAGAGGTGCCCGCACGTCTTCTGCCTCCAGTGTATCCTGCGATGGTcccag ACGTCCAACACTTGCCCGGTGGACCGGATCAGTTTCGCCGTCATCCACCAGAGACGGTGTGCCGGAGGGGTCGTTCAAAAGAAG ATCAAAGTGAGGGGCCGGAAGAAGGAGGcggatgaagatgatgatgaagaggaggagccggGCGCCGCTGACGCTGTGTTCTGTGAGGAATGTGGACGGAGCGACCGCAGACACCGGCTGCTGGTGTGCAGATACTGTGATTCAGG GTTTCACATGGACTGCTTGACACCATCGTTAAACTCAGGCCCTGAAGGCGACTGGACTTGTCCCGACTGTGCAGTCAGTCCTCACACAG aACCACCCCTGTGCTGTGCAGACTCCTCCTccgtggtggtggaggaggaggaggaggaggagatcagtgaCGGGGAACTGACGGACCTTCTGGCCGAAGTCAGCGAACCCGCGACGACCGGTCGTCTCCGGCTCTCGACCGTAAATCGCCCCGGCGGCTCCACCGAGCCACGACACAGCGCGAGGATCCAGAGCCGGACCAGCAGAGATCTGGATCCTCGAACACCAACCTCCCGG catgtACCTAAATACCTGTTGCGAGCATCAGGGCCCGCGGTCAGAAGAGCAGACGACGTAGAAGCTGATCACGGCGACGCTTCAGTCGGTGAGTCGAATACAGGGAAAAGACGAACGACAAGGAGCTGA